A window from Gottschalkiaceae bacterium SANA encodes these proteins:
- a CDS encoding aldehyde ferredoxin oxidoreductase family protein: MMKGYNGKMLWIDLSTKVTREEMIPEEWRSLYIGGEGFVAKLMYDRVKPGMDPLSEENLLIFAMGPVNGTLAPSSGRTCVGFKSPLTGTIGVSNVGGMLAPELKKTGYDIIILTGKSEKPVYVFVKDSKVQFLPAETIWGLDVEKTEEAIRKELDDPKVRIAEIGPAGENLVKFSSIMIDAHRAAGRGGAGAVMGSKNVKALVVRGSGKRTDISNPEAFKLYTKQARKELKEEPFVESLLSKFGTSAFTASVNAVGCLPTRNWQTTTFEHADKLSHEAYHKVLKVQATGCHACPIACGRKTEIQHGKYSGTKGYGPEFEGLGAYGSKTGVSDLNEVVMANFECNKYGLDNISTGQIIATAMEWYEKGIINKDTTDGLELNFGNGEAMIELTRKIALREGFGNLLAEGSERAAKVIGNGAEDYVMTVKGMELASCGVRASKGEVLSHLGSERGADHLRPFASTIDALGYLSEELGITEKKVNTQDSDKHWVKPLKELSMLTNLLGTCLFTTITLAVKGETWTGIYNAVTGNSLTLAEMLQCSERVSNLERLFNVREGFTRKDDTLPVRLRTEPAPDGLGQGEVVDERVIIDEFYDSMGWDSNGVPTEAKLKELNLI; the protein is encoded by the coding sequence ATGATGAAAGGTTACAACGGGAAAATGCTATGGATCGATCTAAGCACCAAAGTCACTCGAGAAGAAATGATTCCTGAAGAATGGCGTTCGCTCTATATTGGCGGCGAGGGATTCGTCGCAAAGCTCATGTACGATAGAGTGAAGCCGGGAATGGATCCTTTGAGCGAAGAAAATCTCTTGATTTTCGCCATGGGACCTGTCAACGGCACTCTGGCACCGTCGTCTGGAAGAACCTGCGTCGGATTCAAATCTCCACTCACTGGAACCATCGGCGTCTCCAATGTCGGGGGCATGCTGGCACCTGAATTAAAGAAAACAGGTTACGATATAATCATTTTGACGGGTAAATCGGAAAAGCCCGTCTACGTCTTTGTCAAAGACAGCAAGGTTCAATTCCTGCCAGCAGAAACCATCTGGGGACTTGATGTAGAAAAAACCGAAGAAGCCATTCGCAAGGAACTCGATGATCCCAAAGTGAGAATCGCAGAGATTGGTCCTGCAGGCGAGAATCTTGTCAAATTCTCCTCAATCATGATCGATGCCCACCGAGCGGCAGGTCGAGGCGGAGCTGGAGCCGTCATGGGCAGCAAGAATGTCAAAGCCCTGGTAGTCCGAGGTTCTGGAAAACGCACGGATATTTCAAATCCTGAAGCCTTCAAACTTTACACAAAGCAAGCACGCAAGGAACTCAAAGAAGAACCTTTTGTTGAATCCCTTTTATCCAAATTTGGCACATCCGCCTTCACTGCATCCGTCAACGCAGTCGGCTGCCTGCCTACACGCAACTGGCAAACAACAACCTTTGAACACGCTGATAAGCTCAGCCATGAAGCCTACCACAAAGTACTAAAGGTTCAGGCGACAGGCTGCCATGCCTGCCCCATCGCCTGCGGACGCAAGACCGAGATCCAACATGGCAAGTACAGCGGTACGAAAGGCTACGGTCCTGAATTCGAAGGCCTGGGCGCCTACGGATCCAAAACCGGAGTCTCAGACCTTAACGAGGTCGTTATGGCCAATTTCGAATGCAACAAGTACGGACTGGACAACATCTCCACCGGTCAGATTATCGCAACCGCTATGGAATGGTATGAAAAGGGGATCATCAACAAAGACACCACCGATGGCCTCGAGCTGAATTTCGGAAATGGCGAAGCCATGATCGAACTGACAAGAAAAATTGCTCTTCGAGAGGGATTTGGAAATCTTTTGGCAGAAGGCTCAGAAAGAGCGGCAAAAGTCATAGGAAATGGCGCTGAAGATTATGTCATGACCGTCAAGGGCATGGAACTGGCCTCTTGCGGCGTCCGTGCCAGCAAAGGAGAAGTTCTGTCCCATCTTGGTTCAGAGCGCGGTGCCGACCACTTGCGACCTTTTGCCTCCACCATTGATGCACTGGGATATCTGTCCGAAGAACTGGGCATTACCGAAAAGAAAGTCAACACCCAGGACTCTGACAAGCATTGGGTCAAACCCCTCAAGGAACTGAGCATGCTCACCAACCTGCTGGGCACCTGCCTCTTCACCACCATCACCTTGGCGGTTAAGGGCGAAACGTGGACAGGCATTTACAACGCAGTCACTGGCAATTCTCTGACCCTTGCTGAGATGCTTCAATGTTCAGAACGCGTCAGCAATCTAGAGCGACTCTTCAACGTGCGTGAAGGTTTCACTAGAAAAGACGACACACTTCCAGTCAGACTCAGAACAGAGCCAGCTCCAGACGGCCTCGGCCAAGGAGAAGTTGTGGACGAGCGTGTCATTATCGATGAGTTCTACGACTCCATGGGATGGGATTCAAACGGCGTACCTACAGAAGCAAAACTAAAAGAACTCAACTTGATCTAG
- a CDS encoding helix-turn-helix domain-containing protein, producing MDRLSIGKMAKLNGITIDTLRHYDKIGLLKPLIKDEQTGYRYYSIKQSAVLDMIIYMKALGMSLEEIKQHFDQKDLSVMRSVLSRQKESIDAQMIKMMRMKEAIKATISNFDRYHVPPDYGKVVIEHTPKRKIFVFDGGKNIYAHTMEGYEYILRALKNQVIAQELPQVYFCNVGTILRKEMITKGQMYATELFVFLDAYYDKDEMVEYIPENIYLSLYCPCFEKEVEYAQILFDFAKSQNYKIVGDYICEVVVELPIFEVEERHMLIKLQIPVRLG from the coding sequence ATGGACAGACTTTCCATAGGCAAGATGGCCAAACTGAACGGCATTACCATTGACACACTGAGGCACTACGATAAAATTGGACTATTAAAACCTCTGATCAAGGATGAACAGACCGGCTACCGCTACTATTCTATTAAACAGAGTGCAGTACTGGACATGATCATCTACATGAAAGCACTAGGCATGTCCCTTGAGGAGATCAAACAGCATTTTGATCAGAAGGATCTCTCCGTAATGCGGAGCGTGCTGAGTCGTCAGAAAGAAAGCATCGACGCTCAGATGATTAAAATGATGCGGATGAAAGAAGCCATCAAGGCAACCATCAGTAACTTCGACCGCTACCATGTGCCTCCTGACTACGGCAAGGTTGTCATTGAGCACACGCCAAAAAGAAAAATCTTTGTCTTCGATGGTGGAAAAAACATTTACGCGCATACCATGGAGGGATACGAATACATCCTGAGAGCATTGAAAAATCAGGTCATCGCCCAAGAGCTTCCGCAAGTTTATTTTTGCAATGTGGGCACCATTCTTAGAAAAGAGATGATCACCAAGGGCCAAATGTACGCCACAGAACTCTTTGTCTTCCTCGACGCCTACTATGACAAGGACGAGATGGTCGAATATATACCCGAGAACATCTATCTCTCCCTCTACTGCCCTTGCTTCGAAAAAGAAGTAGAATATGCTCAAATTCTTTTTGATTTTGCCAAAAGCCAGAATTACAAAATTGTAGGCGACTATATCTGCGAAGTTGTCGTTGAACTACCCATTTTCGAGGTGGAAGAACGCCATATGTTAATTAAATTGCAAATTCCTGTAAGATTGGGTTGA
- a CDS encoding nitrilase family protein has translation MTKIALVQMAISRNQEKNRAAVLRWMKEAAQMGAELICFPEGALTGYLPKMGQPKAMAIDDEVIKDIQKEAICLNLEVYIGASISCQGKITNSYFQIADQIDWVDKTHLGQREAQYFEAGQRIRCLQSRLGAIGTAICLESHFPEIFTRCRDLGAVIMLLPFASPAVCGPRGKMWRKILPARAYDNGMYVLATNLCGTDGDRYYSGGMMAVDPTGEILAEYEGPDDHMILVDVDLDWVKKLRKANGKTNYFDRRKPELYR, from the coding sequence ATGACAAAGATTGCTTTGGTTCAAATGGCAATTTCTCGAAATCAAGAAAAAAATAGGGCCGCAGTTCTTCGATGGATGAAGGAGGCAGCACAGATGGGGGCAGAGCTTATTTGCTTTCCCGAGGGTGCTTTGACTGGCTATCTGCCGAAGATGGGGCAACCGAAGGCGATGGCTATCGATGATGAAGTAATTAAAGATATCCAGAAGGAAGCCATTTGCTTGAATCTTGAAGTGTATATTGGAGCTTCTATTTCCTGCCAAGGGAAGATCACCAATAGCTATTTTCAGATTGCAGATCAGATCGACTGGGTGGATAAAACCCATTTGGGTCAGCGGGAAGCTCAGTATTTTGAAGCGGGTCAGAGGATTCGCTGTCTGCAGAGTCGGCTGGGAGCAATCGGGACAGCCATTTGCCTGGAAAGTCATTTCCCGGAAATCTTTACCCGGTGTCGAGACCTGGGCGCGGTCATCATGCTGCTTCCCTTCGCATCGCCAGCGGTCTGCGGACCCCGGGGAAAGATGTGGAGAAAGATCTTGCCGGCCCGGGCCTATGACAATGGGATGTATGTTTTAGCGACCAATTTATGCGGAACTGATGGAGACCGCTATTATTCCGGAGGCATGATGGCAGTGGATCCAACCGGGGAAATTTTGGCGGAATACGAAGGCCCAGACGACCATATGATTCTGGTGGATGTAGACCTGGATTGGGTAAAAAAATTGAGAAAAGCCAATGGAAAGACCAATTACTTTGACAGGCGAAAACCCGAATTATACAGATGA
- the nqrF gene encoding NADH:ubiquinone reductase (Na(+)-transporting) subunit F, protein MEKILTTLLIFSLFTGFLAFLLTLAKKTIGNYGIMKVTINEETEIEMEGGDTLLSGLTEEKIFIPSACGGKGSCGYCKVTVESGGGEILPTEFGYVTPEERELGVRLSCQLKVKEPIAISIPEELFNVKEFHPTVTAITDLTPNIKHLIFTFPQGEEISFKAGQYVQLRAPKYPGNHEEVFRAYSIASSPTEHNKLELIIGLVPDGICSTYVHKHLSVGDEVAMTGPYGDFYYQESTREILMVAAGTGMAPILSILHQLKAMNSERRAIFYFGARHEEDLFFLERMKEFESDLISFEFIPSLSKPHRETDWKGQLGRVTTCLQRDLMDPCEREAYLCGSPRMIDSIVEVLIEKGIPEEFIYYDKFS, encoded by the coding sequence ATGGAAAAAATACTAACTACCCTATTGATCTTCTCCCTCTTTACTGGCTTTCTCGCCTTCCTTTTGACCTTAGCCAAGAAAACCATAGGCAATTATGGCATCATGAAGGTCACCATCAACGAGGAAACCGAAATCGAAATGGAAGGCGGAGACACCCTGCTATCTGGCTTGACAGAAGAAAAGATCTTCATTCCCTCTGCCTGTGGTGGAAAGGGCAGCTGTGGCTATTGCAAAGTCACCGTTGAATCGGGTGGAGGAGAAATCTTGCCTACAGAGTTCGGCTATGTCACACCGGAAGAACGAGAACTCGGTGTACGCCTCTCCTGCCAACTAAAAGTAAAAGAACCCATCGCTATTTCTATCCCGGAAGAACTCTTTAACGTGAAGGAGTTCCACCCAACAGTAACCGCGATTACAGACCTTACCCCCAATATTAAGCACTTGATCTTCACTTTTCCACAGGGGGAGGAGATTTCCTTTAAGGCCGGACAATATGTGCAACTTCGTGCGCCGAAATACCCGGGAAACCATGAAGAAGTATTTCGAGCGTATTCCATTGCATCAAGCCCGACCGAACACAACAAACTAGAATTGATTATCGGCCTGGTGCCCGACGGCATCTGTTCCACCTATGTACACAAGCATCTTTCCGTCGGTGATGAAGTTGCCATGACAGGACCATACGGCGATTTCTACTATCAGGAAAGCACACGGGAAATTTTAATGGTTGCGGCCGGCACCGGCATGGCGCCAATTCTCTCTATTCTCCACCAGTTGAAGGCCATGAATAGTGAAAGACGAGCTATTTTTTACTTTGGCGCACGCCACGAAGAAGATCTCTTCTTTTTGGAACGCATGAAGGAATTCGAATCTGATTTAATTAGCTTTGAGTTCATTCCATCGCTTTCCAAACCGCATCGTGAAACAGACTGGAAAGGACAACTAGGCCGAGTGACCACCTGTCTGCAACGAGACTTGATGGATCCCTGTGAAAGAGAGGCTTATCTCTGCGGAAGCCCAAGAATGATCGACTCCATTGTAGAAGTCCTCATCGAAAAGGGCATTCCAGAAGAATTTATCTACTACGACAAGTTCTCTTAA